One segment of Anguilla anguilla isolate fAngAng1 chromosome 1, fAngAng1.pri, whole genome shotgun sequence DNA contains the following:
- the ripply2 gene encoding protein ripply2: MDNCIVQTTFTSGNIMGYTTGRAETNRSRSLHLWRPWTVAAQKKPRTVSYKPYAKTDKHSKCDRTSHPVKLFWPKSKCYDYLYQDAETLLRNYPVQATICFYEDSSSDDDSDSEDEKDLN, from the exons ATGGACAACTGTATTGTTCAGACTACATTCACAAGTGGAAATATCATGGGATACACAACCGGGCGGGCTGAGACAAACAGAAg TCGGTCTCTTCACTTGTGGCGACCCTGGACTGTCGCAGCCCAAAAGAAACCGAGGACCGTTTCATATAAG CCCTACGCGAAGACTgataaacattcaaaatgtgaCCGGACTTCACATCCCGTAAA GTTGTTTTGGCCTAAATCCAAATGCTACGACTATCTTTACCAAGACGCGGAAACGCTTCTGCGGAATTACCCGGTCCAGGCCACAATCTGCTTCTACGAAGATTCATCTAGCGACGATGACAGCGATTCGGAGGACGAAAAGGACTTGAATTAA